In one window of Kosmotoga pacifica DNA:
- a CDS encoding MBL fold metallo-hydrolase, with protein sequence MINIFRSGLFEENTYFIEDGEKIIVIDPGKGTFEEIKKFNKDKLLILLTHSHVDHMFDLPHFKGSELYFNETIEFLTNTRTNLSLYFPMGELRIERFRILTKEELPDFEIIKTPGHTPGSVCFLFRNRFLFTGDTLFSNSVGRTDLPGGSEENLVGSLKILRSLLEEKPDLEILPGHGFPSKASWILHQNPYLSNL encoded by the coding sequence GTGATAAACATCTTCAGGTCAGGACTCTTTGAAGAAAACACATACTTTATCGAAGACGGTGAAAAAATTATTGTGATAGATCCGGGAAAAGGTACTTTTGAAGAGATAAAAAAGTTCAATAAAGACAAATTATTGATTCTATTGACTCACTCTCATGTAGACCATATGTTCGACCTCCCTCATTTTAAGGGTAGTGAACTCTACTTCAATGAAACTATTGAGTTTCTCACAAACACGAGAACGAATCTTTCTTTATATTTTCCAATGGGAGAATTGAGGATTGAAAGATTCAGAATTTTAACCAAGGAAGAACTACCAGATTTTGAGATTATCAAAACACCAGGACACACTCCGGGATCTGTGTGCTTCCTCTTTAGGAATAGGTTCCTTTTCACAGGTGACACGTTGTTTTCAAATTCCGTCGGGAGAACAGACCTGCCTGGAGGAAGTGAAGAGAACCTTGTTGGTTCTCTGAAGATATTGCGCAGTTTACTCGAAGAAAAACCAGATCTTGAAATTCTCCCTGGACACGGATTCCCTTCAAAGGCGAGTTGGATTTTACATCAAAATCCATATCTTTCTAACCTATGA
- a CDS encoding C69 family dipeptidase codes for MCDTIVITPKITGDRMLFAKNSDREPNEPQVMVYFPSLYHEEKELSTTYIKIPQVKRTKAILLSKPSWMWGGEMGINEDNVVIGNEAVFTKEPVQEKGLLGMDILRIALERADSADSALEIITALLESHGQGGNGGFTKRLKYHNSFIIADKKEAWILETAGKYWAAKKVETIGTISNLLTISNDFDLIHPDTIQNAVRKGWCKSIDDFEFNKAYERRLYAVLSGGRDRKKRTEWLIREKLPELTAKEMMDIMRDHISGNTITKGSMKDICMHAGGIISSQTTASMICEIGDVTTVWVTNNSAPCLSIYKPVWFNSKESTLPYDSEEEALKHWYHWERFYRNSLRNYELAEMYFEEVVADYESELLKRTKELFKEGVPDFETLKAFSAEVFDKSWKIGDKLIEKTSKLKPGKRSLLFKIYWFNQKMKFLR; via the coding sequence GTGTGTGACACTATTGTGATAACACCGAAAATCACCGGAGATAGGATGCTCTTTGCCAAAAATAGCGACCGGGAACCCAATGAACCACAGGTCATGGTCTATTTTCCTTCGCTTTACCATGAGGAAAAAGAACTGTCTACTACTTACATAAAAATCCCTCAGGTAAAAAGAACAAAAGCCATTCTACTTTCGAAGCCTTCCTGGATGTGGGGGGGTGAAATGGGAATCAACGAAGATAATGTCGTGATCGGCAATGAAGCGGTATTTACAAAAGAACCCGTACAGGAAAAAGGTCTTCTTGGCATGGACATCCTGCGCATCGCCCTGGAAAGAGCAGACTCTGCGGATTCTGCTCTGGAGATTATAACAGCCCTGTTAGAAAGTCATGGTCAGGGAGGAAACGGGGGGTTCACGAAAAGGCTTAAGTACCATAACTCATTTATTATCGCCGACAAAAAAGAAGCATGGATTCTAGAGACTGCTGGAAAATACTGGGCTGCAAAAAAAGTGGAGACCATAGGAACAATTTCCAACCTCCTCACCATAAGCAACGATTTTGATTTGATCCATCCTGACACGATACAGAATGCTGTCAGAAAGGGATGGTGCAAAAGTATAGACGATTTTGAGTTCAATAAGGCTTACGAAAGAAGGCTTTATGCCGTCCTTTCAGGAGGAAGGGACAGAAAGAAAAGAACAGAATGGCTTATCAGAGAGAAACTCCCAGAACTCACGGCAAAAGAAATGATGGATATCATGCGAGACCATATTTCAGGGAATACCATCACAAAAGGATCTATGAAGGACATCTGTATGCACGCGGGAGGCATAATCTCAAGCCAAACGACCGCTTCCATGATATGCGAAATAGGTGATGTTACAACTGTATGGGTAACCAATAATAGTGCTCCCTGTCTATCGATATACAAACCCGTATGGTTCAACAGCAAAGAAAGTACTCTGCCATATGATTCAGAAGAGGAAGCCCTGAAGCACTGGTACCACTGGGAGAGATTTTACAGAAACTCCCTGAGAAACTACGAACTGGCTGAAATGTATTTTGAAGAGGTTGTTGCGGATTACGAGTCTGAACTACTGAAAAGAACAAAAGAACTTTTCAAAGAAGGTGTTCCGGATTTTGAGACTTTGAAAGCCTTTTCTGCTGAAGTTTTCGATAAAAGCTGGAAAATTGGTGATAAGTTGATTGAGAAAACTTCAAAACTGAAACCTGGAAAACGCTCTTTGCTCTTTAAGATATACTGGTTCAACCAAAAGATGAAGTTCTTACGCTGA
- a CDS encoding YdcF family protein translates to MFYFEKFLSALLTPPGIIIFVLFIVGILSLKKALNPGQKLLAYIELLVAFFLYLLSSGIGTYLYLKPLETDISLPSIESLATGDAIVVLGGGIVLTQQETELSVHSLKRLLKGFELYKTLKIPIIVTGGSPLGRDGPAEAEVMAKVLKEWGIDEEDILVDVSARTTAENAYYVSKIYHENNWSKVILVTSAVHMKRATDAFLQNGVRVISYPTDYLYDYAPISWVDFLPSSDALEANLSGIHEFIGQIWYRTRGR, encoded by the coding sequence ATGTTTTATTTTGAAAAATTCCTGAGTGCACTGCTCACACCTCCTGGAATAATCATATTTGTTCTGTTCATAGTGGGTATACTTAGCCTAAAAAAAGCATTAAATCCTGGTCAAAAGCTTCTGGCATATATTGAGCTGTTGGTGGCTTTTTTTCTCTACCTGCTCAGTTCAGGTATTGGAACATACCTGTACCTGAAACCCCTTGAAACTGATATCTCCCTACCTTCAATCGAGTCCCTTGCAACTGGCGACGCCATTGTTGTTCTCGGTGGGGGAATTGTTCTAACTCAGCAGGAAACCGAACTGAGTGTCCATTCCCTCAAACGATTACTGAAAGGATTCGAACTCTACAAAACGCTCAAAATACCAATAATAGTTACAGGCGGTTCCCCGTTAGGTAGAGATGGTCCAGCGGAGGCAGAGGTTATGGCAAAGGTGTTGAAAGAATGGGGGATCGATGAAGAGGATATCCTGGTTGACGTATCGGCCAGAACTACAGCGGAAAACGCTTACTACGTCTCAAAAATTTACCATGAGAACAACTGGAGTAAAGTAATTCTCGTCACTTCAGCCGTTCATATGAAGAGAGCCACCGATGCCTTTTTACAAAACGGAGTCAGAGTTATCAGTTATCCAACAGACTATCTCTACGACTACGCTCCCATCAGCTGGGTCGATTTTCTACCTAGCAGTGATGCTCTGGAAGCGAATCTCTCAGGCATCCATGAGTTCATCGGTCAGATATGGTACAGAACTAGGGGAAGGTGA
- a CDS encoding FAD-dependent oxidoreductase: MTEYDVLIVGGGPAGLTAAIETGKAGLRTLVVDEGVRFGGQLVKQTHKFFGNEEFYASVRGFEIAEKLLGELKGMANVELMAESTVVGVYEDGVPVLHRPTDSTTLFNPKKLIIATGASEKFLQFENNDLPGVYGAGAVQTLMNQFGILPGKNVLMIGSGNIGLIVSYQLMQAGVNVKAVIEASDRIGGYQVHANKVKRLGIPILLRHTIVRALGKDDVQGAVVAKVDESWKIIPGTEREFVVDTICIAVGLTPSAELVAQAGGKLRFVSELGGYVPVRDENMRTTVPDVFVAGDVSGIEEATTAMIEGRIAGLSCVRDLKGTTDEERLKDLKKQLVRFRSGPTFTKVRKGLEKLNLSFPATLPEGEVQSLHEAFRGKMRPIIECSEAIPCNPCETSCPFGAITVGDNINNIPVIDYEKCTGCGICATKCPGLAIFMIQENEEKGIAIVGIPYEFLPVPSKDELVYALRKDGSVAGTARVTKVVKAPNNTTMVYIEVPLKEAMEIRHIKAVEREPQAFVCRCEELTVEEVEKAIDEGYTDFEELRRKLRIAMGPCGGRTCRLNALMIISRKTGVPIEELDPGTFRPPVVPTTFKAISKSAKGGEKDEN, encoded by the coding sequence TTGACTGAGTACGATGTCCTTATTGTTGGAGGAGGCCCTGCTGGATTAACCGCAGCTATTGAAACGGGTAAAGCCGGCCTGAGAACGCTCGTGGTTGATGAAGGTGTCAGATTTGGCGGTCAGCTCGTCAAGCAGACCCACAAGTTCTTTGGGAATGAAGAATTCTACGCTTCCGTCAGAGGTTTCGAGATAGCTGAAAAGTTACTCGGAGAACTGAAAGGTATGGCTAACGTTGAATTAATGGCCGAATCAACAGTGGTTGGAGTGTATGAAGATGGTGTGCCGGTTTTACACAGACCAACCGACAGTACAACGCTTTTCAACCCGAAAAAGCTGATCATAGCCACGGGAGCTTCGGAAAAATTCCTCCAGTTTGAAAACAATGACCTCCCGGGTGTATATGGAGCGGGTGCTGTTCAGACTCTCATGAACCAGTTTGGCATCCTACCCGGTAAAAACGTGCTCATGATCGGTTCGGGGAATATCGGCTTGATAGTAAGCTACCAACTGATGCAAGCTGGAGTCAACGTTAAAGCAGTTATCGAAGCATCGGACAGGATAGGTGGTTATCAGGTACATGCGAACAAAGTTAAAAGACTGGGTATTCCGATACTGCTTCGTCACACGATTGTCAGGGCACTAGGAAAAGACGACGTACAAGGAGCCGTTGTCGCAAAAGTTGACGAGTCATGGAAAATTATTCCAGGTACCGAAAGAGAATTTGTCGTTGATACAATCTGTATTGCTGTTGGATTGACTCCCTCTGCAGAGCTAGTCGCTCAAGCTGGTGGGAAATTGCGTTTCGTCTCTGAACTGGGTGGCTATGTCCCTGTGAGAGATGAGAACATGAGAACTACCGTACCTGATGTCTTTGTAGCGGGTGATGTGAGTGGTATCGAAGAGGCGACAACAGCCATGATTGAAGGAAGGATTGCAGGACTAAGCTGTGTACGAGATCTCAAAGGAACCACCGATGAAGAGAGACTCAAAGATCTGAAAAAACAGCTAGTTCGTTTCAGAAGTGGGCCGACCTTTACAAAGGTAAGAAAAGGATTGGAAAAACTCAACCTCTCGTTTCCTGCCACACTACCAGAGGGAGAAGTACAATCTTTACATGAGGCCTTTAGAGGTAAAATGAGGCCGATTATAGAATGCAGCGAAGCTATCCCCTGTAACCCCTGTGAGACAAGTTGTCCATTTGGTGCCATCACGGTTGGAGACAATATAAATAATATTCCGGTTATAGACTATGAAAAATGTACCGGTTGTGGTATTTGTGCCACCAAATGTCCGGGACTGGCCATCTTCATGATACAGGAAAATGAAGAGAAGGGGATAGCCATTGTGGGCATACCATACGAATTCTTGCCTGTACCCTCTAAAGACGAGCTTGTTTATGCTCTCAGAAAGGACGGCAGTGTAGCGGGTACCGCCAGAGTGACGAAGGTAGTAAAAGCTCCAAATAATACAACGATGGTCTACATAGAAGTTCCTCTGAAAGAAGCTATGGAAATCAGGCATATAAAAGCCGTGGAAAGAGAACCCCAGGCTTTCGTATGTCGTTGTGAAGAATTGACTGTTGAAGAGGTAGAGAAGGCCATAGACGAGGGATATACAGATTTCGAAGAGTTACGCCGGAAGTTGAGGATAGCTATGGGGCCCTGTGGCGGTCGCACCTGCAGATTGAACGCGTTGATGATTATATCACGCAAGACAGGTGTGCCCATTGAAGAGCTCGACCCGGGTACGTTTAGACCACCTGTTGTTCCCACTACGTTCAAGGCGATCAGTAAAAGCGCCAAAGGTGGTGAAAAAGATGAAAACTGA
- a CDS encoding DUF1858 domain-containing protein → MIEKSMKIEEIVEKYPYLIDFFFKEGLKVMVCGDILWGTLEEEAFRQGKGDRIDEIVTKANEIIAKEGEKKNTFLNIGDDENG, encoded by the coding sequence ATGATAGAAAAAAGCATGAAGATAGAAGAAATCGTTGAAAAATATCCCTATCTCATTGATTTTTTCTTCAAAGAGGGCCTGAAAGTCATGGTATGCGGGGATATATTGTGGGGGACACTGGAAGAAGAGGCATTCCGACAGGGCAAAGGAGATAGAATTGATGAAATCGTTACAAAGGCGAATGAAATTATAGCGAAGGAAGGGGAAAAGAAAAATACCTTCCTCAATATAGGAGATGATGAAAATGGTTAA
- a CDS encoding glycerophosphodiester phosphodiesterase family protein has product MKMVKVLGHRGMGKGEGENSLLSLIRATQFGADGVETDVWLTKDGSLILTHDEDLKRLFGIEIKIKEVSYKELKKAKLISDEKLTTLEKAYLELPNDAIINVEIKDPDAAKFVVPLVRSFNALDRTIFSSFIHECLLDVRKSDPKAKIGLLIGEEAEGKGLEYIEELIAHYNPYSMHLPVQIFENFSLEASMDLLKSLRERNIKVALWTLNDSELAMKVRTCCDYLITDNLMAILAVRGGR; this is encoded by the coding sequence ATGAAAATGGTTAAGGTTCTCGGACATAGGGGAATGGGAAAAGGAGAAGGGGAAAACAGTCTCCTTTCCCTCATCAGAGCCACTCAATTTGGCGCAGATGGCGTAGAAACGGACGTGTGGCTGACAAAGGATGGTTCTCTAATCCTCACTCACGATGAAGATTTGAAGAGATTATTCGGTATAGAAATCAAAATAAAGGAAGTGAGTTATAAGGAACTGAAAAAAGCGAAACTCATATCCGACGAAAAGCTCACAACACTTGAAAAGGCATATCTTGAACTTCCAAATGACGCTATAATCAACGTAGAAATAAAGGATCCTGATGCCGCCAAATTCGTTGTACCATTAGTTAGAAGCTTTAATGCTCTGGACAGGACAATCTTTTCTTCGTTCATTCACGAGTGTTTACTAGATGTAAGGAAATCTGACCCCAAGGCGAAGATTGGCCTATTAATTGGCGAAGAAGCGGAAGGCAAAGGCCTGGAATATATAGAAGAACTTATAGCTCATTATAACCCCTACTCTATGCACCTACCCGTTCAGATATTCGAAAACTTCAGTTTGGAAGCGAGCATGGATCTTCTGAAGAGTCTCCGCGAGAGGAACATCAAGGTTGCGCTATGGACTCTGAATGACTCTGAACTGGCGATGAAAGTACGAACATGCTGTGATTACCTGATTACAGACAACCTTATGGCAATACTTGCCGTAAGAGGCGGAAGGTAA
- a CDS encoding (2Fe-2S)-binding protein, translated as MERIEEHPILSFKRGRKIRFFFEGKELVAYEGETIAAALHANGIRVLRHTPKKVRAQGLFCAIGKCSSCLMEVNGLPNVRTCITPVKEGMAVRRQKGRGELFD; from the coding sequence GTGGAAAGAATTGAAGAACACCCAATCCTCTCCTTCAAAAGGGGGAGGAAAATCCGCTTTTTCTTTGAGGGTAAAGAGTTGGTGGCATATGAAGGGGAAACAATAGCCGCTGCTCTACATGCCAATGGAATAAGAGTTCTTAGACACACTCCGAAGAAAGTGAGAGCGCAGGGTCTTTTTTGTGCTATCGGGAAGTGTTCCTCCTGCCTTATGGAAGTTAATGGCCTTCCTAATGTCAGGACCTGTATAACCCCCGTAAAAGAGGGAATGGCTGTACGCCGTCAAAAGGGAAGGGGTGAGCTCTTTGACTGA